Proteins from a single region of Chlorocebus sabaeus isolate Y175 chromosome 7, mChlSab1.0.hap1, whole genome shotgun sequence:
- the RRH gene encoding visual pigment-like receptor peropsin, whose product MLRNNLGNSSDSKNEDGSVFSQTEHNIVATYLIMAGMISILSNIIVLGIFIKYKELRTPTNAIIINLAVTDIGVSSIGYPMSAASDLYGSWKFGYAGCQVYAGLNIFFGMASIGLLTVVAVDRYLTICLPDIGRRMTTNTYIGMILGAWINGLFWALMPIIGWASYAPDPTGATCTINWRKNDRSFVSYTMTVIAINFIVPLTVMFYCYYHVTLSIKHHATSDCTESLNRDWSDQIDVTKMSVIMICMFLVAWSPYSIVCLWASFGDPKKIPPPMAITAPLFAKSSTFYNPCIYVVANKKFRRAMLAMFKCQTHQTMPVTSILPMDVSQNPLASGRI is encoded by the exons ATGCTAAGAAATAATTTAGGCAACAGTTCAGACTCTAAAAATGAAGATGGCTCGGTCTTTTCACAGACTGAACACAATATTGTTGCAACTTACTTGATTATGGCAG GTATGATAAGTATTCTCAGCAACATAATAGTTCTGGGCATCTTCATTAAGTACAAGGAACTTCGGACACCCACAAATGCAATTATTATTAACCTGGCTGTTACTGATATAGGGGTCAGTAGCATTGGCTATCCCATGTCTGCTGCCTCAGATCTGTATGGAAGTTGGAAATTTGGATATGCAGGCTGTCAG GTTTATGCTGGATTGAATATTTTTTTTGGAATGGCAAGCATTGGATTACTCACTGTCGTGGCCGTGGACCGATACCTGACCATCTGCCTTCCTGACATAG GGAGAAGAATGACCACCAACACTTACATTGGCATGATTCTGGGAGCCTGGATCAATGGTCTGTTTTGGGCTTTGATGCCTATCATAGGGTGGGCTAGTTATGCCCCAGATCCTACTGGTGCTACTTGTACCATAAACTGGAGGAAAAATGATAG atCTTTTGTGTCTTACACCATGACGGTTATTGCGATAAATTTTATTGTGCCCTTGACAGTGATGTTTTACTGCTATTACCATGTCACACTATCCATTAAACATCACGCTACCAGTGACTGCACTGAGTCCCTCAACAGAGACTGGTCAGATCAGATAGATGTAACAAAG ATGTCTGTGATCATGATCTGCATGTTTCTGGTGGCATGGTCCCCTTATTCCATCGTGTGCTTATGGGCTTCTTTTGGTGACCCAAAGAAGATTCCTCCTCCCATGGCCATCACAGCTCCACTGTTTGCAAAATCCTCTACATTCTATAACCCCTGCATTTACGTGGTTGCTAATAAAAA GTTTCGGAGGGCGATGCTTGCCATGTTCAAATGTCAGACTCACCAAACAATGCCTGTGACAAGTATTTTACCGATGGATGTATCTCAAAACCCACTGGCTTCAGGAAGAAtctga